The Benincasa hispida cultivar B227 chromosome 11, ASM972705v1, whole genome shotgun sequence genome has a segment encoding these proteins:
- the LOC120090199 gene encoding uncharacterized protein LOC120090199 isoform X1: MDSAYLNLESVSASKNRSNEFTDIDSENKKNDSSEPVSAKARSGRSKFLKETSQSIMHGLNKFTSQIKKPPHRKVSPIKWFPRKNVDSYLKRKIKMLQEVDGLNLTLDETLGDSNPHYSRVLKEKMAAREAAHKAMKARKAALVETSWCRILRAARIQCKEAEEQMYRAEKTAAEAFKAAAAMGVIMYDTPNCPRKTYKMETSSFGGGGSTTHTITASFETEFEVDKEVAAAVKTALVRLASCSSLREDDFKELLRKISQNPDCDTNVDPSEISSECESENGSELDQAPRKSDFSSHNLDCKMLDLHMRNRTFEKETKIEDLMYERLRRLKEDELSSLATIVATCGLNAALAEVESGKPHDFHNGRKQVESELPSLDKFLVKHVTKLEREVLEAKNSRKNKEKELAKSASQNLPKLSSIQDEKVVPSLETMQTTAPSELEKEVNETKCKELEEFKTCSKKLQARQRFVSHKEVVSAIPSLDKYLVKHVSRLEKEVQEAKNRRKVELHEEPSMETEGKENVNMPKSSSRMGRDMEDSLEQILVKPVHRLEREKMVAVLAESNYDNQRQNKKKQMDNHTSDCQSLDEILVKHVSRLEKEKMRSKLKNNLKRSEKGMHSAINGGGDGGGGLGEILVKHKSRLEREKLMSSQESENQNKSFRTRREAREKDDLQSGWGGLSLGDSMRPHLSKLERDKAAWIKAEEEERKQVMNEV, encoded by the exons ATGGATTCAGCTTACTTGAACTTGGAATCTGTTTCAGCATCGAAAAATCGAAGTAACGAATTCACTGATATTGATTCGGAGAATAAAAAGAACGACTCCAGCGAGCCTGTTTCTGCAAAAGCGAGAAGTGGAAGG AGTAAATTTTTGAAAGAGACAAGCCAATCAATAATGCACGGTCTTAACAAATTTACATCACAAATCAAGAAGCCTCCTCACAGGAAGGTTTCCCCTATCAAGTGGTTCCCACGCAAGAACGTGGACTCTTACTTgaagagaaaaattaaaatgttgcaG GAAGTAGATGGTCTGAATTTAACATTAGACGAGACTTTAGGTGATTCTAATCCACATTACTCCAGagtattgaaagaaaaaatggcAGCAAGAGAGGCAGCACATAAAGCAATGAAAGCTCGAAAAGCAGCCTTGGTCGAAACCTCTTGGTGTCGAATACTCCGAGCGGCTAG AATTCAATGTAAAGAAGCTGAAGAGCAAATGTACAGAGCTGAGAAAACTGCAGCTGAAGCTTTCAAAGCAGCTGCAGCTATGGGAGTAATCATGTATGATACACCCAATTGTCCACGGAAGACATacaaaatggaaacttcatctTTTGGTGGTGGTGGATCTACAACTCACACCATTACAGCATCTTTTGAGACAGAATTTGAGGTTGATAAGGAAGTGGCTGCAGCAGTAAAAACAGCATTGGTTAGGCTTGCAAGTTGCTCTTCTTTAAGAGAAGATGACTTTAAAGAACTCTTAAGAAAAATCTCTCAGAACCCAGATTGTGATACTAATGTAGACCCATCTGAGATTTCTTCTGAATGTGAATCAGAAAATGGCTCAGAACTTGATCAAGCGCCTCGAAAATCTGATTTCAGCTCTCACAATTTGGATTGCAAGATGCTGGATTTACATATGAGAAACAGAACTTTTGAGAAAGAGACCAAGATTGAGGACTTGATGTATGAAAGGCTTAGGCGTTTAAAAGAAGATGAACTTTCCTCTCTTGCCACCATAGTTGCAACTTGTGGTTTAAATGCTGCTTTGGCTGAGGTAGAAAGTGGGAAGCCTCATGATTTTCACAATGGAAGGAAGCAAGTTGAGTCAGAACTTCCCAGCCTAGATAAGTTCTTGGTGAAGCATGTAACTAAATTGGAAAGAGAAGTGCTTGAAGCAAAGAATAGCAGAAAGAACAAAGAAAAGGAATTGGCTAAATCTGCATCACAAAACCTTCCAAAATTGAGCAGCATTCAGGATGAGAAAGTTGTTCCCAGCTTGGAAACTATGCAAACAACGGCACCTTCAGAGCTTGAGAAGGAAGTTAATGAGACTAAATGCAAAGAGTTAGAAGAATTCAAGACCTGTAGCAAGAAGTTGCAGGCAAGGCAAAGATTTGTTAGTCATAAAGAAGTTGTATCAGCAATTCCTAGTCTTGATAAGTATCTTGTGAAACACGTCTCACGGCTCGAAAAAGAAGTACAAGAAGCAAAAAACAGAAGAAAAGTGGAGCTGCATGAAGAACCATCGATGGAAACAGAGGGAAAGGAAAATGTTAATATGCCAAAGTCTTCATCGAGGATGGGAAGGGACATGGAAGACAGTTTAGAACAGATCTTAGTGAAGCCGGTGCACAGGCTGGAAAGGGAAAAGATGGTCGCTGTGTTAGCTGAAAGTAACTACGATAACCAAAGACAAAATAAGAAGAAACAGATGGACAACCATACATCAGATTGCCAAAGCTTGGATGAAATTTTAGTGAAGCATGTCTCAAGACttgagaaagagaaaatgagaagcAAACTAAAGAACAACCTAAAGAGAAGTGAGAAAGGTATGCATTCAGCGATCAATGGAGGAGGAGATGGTGGTGGGGGTTTAGGTGAGATTCTGGTTAAACATAAATCAAGACTCGAGAGAGAAAAGCTGATGTCTTCTCAGGAGTCAGAAAATCAGAACAAAAGTTTTCGAACACGTCGTGAAGCTAGAGAGAAAGATGACCTACAGTCAGGTTGGGGAGGCTTAAGTTTGGGAGATTCCATGAGACCTCATCTCTCCAAACTTGAACGAGACAAG GCTGCCTGGATCAAAGCTGAAGAGGAGGAAAGGAAACAAGTTATGAACGAAGTGTAA
- the LOC120090199 gene encoding uncharacterized protein LOC120090199 isoform X2, translated as MDSAYLNLESVSASKNRSNEFTDIDSENKKNDSSEPVSAKARSGREVDGLNLTLDETLGDSNPHYSRVLKEKMAAREAAHKAMKARKAALVETSWCRILRAARIQCKEAEEQMYRAEKTAAEAFKAAAAMGVIMYDTPNCPRKTYKMETSSFGGGGSTTHTITASFETEFEVDKEVAAAVKTALVRLASCSSLREDDFKELLRKISQNPDCDTNVDPSEISSECESENGSELDQAPRKSDFSSHNLDCKMLDLHMRNRTFEKETKIEDLMYERLRRLKEDELSSLATIVATCGLNAALAEVESGKPHDFHNGRKQVESELPSLDKFLVKHVTKLEREVLEAKNSRKNKEKELAKSASQNLPKLSSIQDEKVVPSLETMQTTAPSELEKEVNETKCKELEEFKTCSKKLQARQRFVSHKEVVSAIPSLDKYLVKHVSRLEKEVQEAKNRRKVELHEEPSMETEGKENVNMPKSSSRMGRDMEDSLEQILVKPVHRLEREKMVAVLAESNYDNQRQNKKKQMDNHTSDCQSLDEILVKHVSRLEKEKMRSKLKNNLKRSEKGMHSAINGGGDGGGGLGEILVKHKSRLEREKLMSSQESENQNKSFRTRREAREKDDLQSGWGGLSLGDSMRPHLSKLERDKAAWIKAEEEERKQVMNEV; from the exons ATGGATTCAGCTTACTTGAACTTGGAATCTGTTTCAGCATCGAAAAATCGAAGTAACGAATTCACTGATATTGATTCGGAGAATAAAAAGAACGACTCCAGCGAGCCTGTTTCTGCAAAAGCGAGAAGTGGAAGG GAAGTAGATGGTCTGAATTTAACATTAGACGAGACTTTAGGTGATTCTAATCCACATTACTCCAGagtattgaaagaaaaaatggcAGCAAGAGAGGCAGCACATAAAGCAATGAAAGCTCGAAAAGCAGCCTTGGTCGAAACCTCTTGGTGTCGAATACTCCGAGCGGCTAG AATTCAATGTAAAGAAGCTGAAGAGCAAATGTACAGAGCTGAGAAAACTGCAGCTGAAGCTTTCAAAGCAGCTGCAGCTATGGGAGTAATCATGTATGATACACCCAATTGTCCACGGAAGACATacaaaatggaaacttcatctTTTGGTGGTGGTGGATCTACAACTCACACCATTACAGCATCTTTTGAGACAGAATTTGAGGTTGATAAGGAAGTGGCTGCAGCAGTAAAAACAGCATTGGTTAGGCTTGCAAGTTGCTCTTCTTTAAGAGAAGATGACTTTAAAGAACTCTTAAGAAAAATCTCTCAGAACCCAGATTGTGATACTAATGTAGACCCATCTGAGATTTCTTCTGAATGTGAATCAGAAAATGGCTCAGAACTTGATCAAGCGCCTCGAAAATCTGATTTCAGCTCTCACAATTTGGATTGCAAGATGCTGGATTTACATATGAGAAACAGAACTTTTGAGAAAGAGACCAAGATTGAGGACTTGATGTATGAAAGGCTTAGGCGTTTAAAAGAAGATGAACTTTCCTCTCTTGCCACCATAGTTGCAACTTGTGGTTTAAATGCTGCTTTGGCTGAGGTAGAAAGTGGGAAGCCTCATGATTTTCACAATGGAAGGAAGCAAGTTGAGTCAGAACTTCCCAGCCTAGATAAGTTCTTGGTGAAGCATGTAACTAAATTGGAAAGAGAAGTGCTTGAAGCAAAGAATAGCAGAAAGAACAAAGAAAAGGAATTGGCTAAATCTGCATCACAAAACCTTCCAAAATTGAGCAGCATTCAGGATGAGAAAGTTGTTCCCAGCTTGGAAACTATGCAAACAACGGCACCTTCAGAGCTTGAGAAGGAAGTTAATGAGACTAAATGCAAAGAGTTAGAAGAATTCAAGACCTGTAGCAAGAAGTTGCAGGCAAGGCAAAGATTTGTTAGTCATAAAGAAGTTGTATCAGCAATTCCTAGTCTTGATAAGTATCTTGTGAAACACGTCTCACGGCTCGAAAAAGAAGTACAAGAAGCAAAAAACAGAAGAAAAGTGGAGCTGCATGAAGAACCATCGATGGAAACAGAGGGAAAGGAAAATGTTAATATGCCAAAGTCTTCATCGAGGATGGGAAGGGACATGGAAGACAGTTTAGAACAGATCTTAGTGAAGCCGGTGCACAGGCTGGAAAGGGAAAAGATGGTCGCTGTGTTAGCTGAAAGTAACTACGATAACCAAAGACAAAATAAGAAGAAACAGATGGACAACCATACATCAGATTGCCAAAGCTTGGATGAAATTTTAGTGAAGCATGTCTCAAGACttgagaaagagaaaatgagaagcAAACTAAAGAACAACCTAAAGAGAAGTGAGAAAGGTATGCATTCAGCGATCAATGGAGGAGGAGATGGTGGTGGGGGTTTAGGTGAGATTCTGGTTAAACATAAATCAAGACTCGAGAGAGAAAAGCTGATGTCTTCTCAGGAGTCAGAAAATCAGAACAAAAGTTTTCGAACACGTCGTGAAGCTAGAGAGAAAGATGACCTACAGTCAGGTTGGGGAGGCTTAAGTTTGGGAGATTCCATGAGACCTCATCTCTCCAAACTTGAACGAGACAAG GCTGCCTGGATCAAAGCTGAAGAGGAGGAAAGGAAACAAGTTATGAACGAAGTGTAA
- the LOC120091256 gene encoding 3-oxo-5-alpha-steroid 4-dehydrogenase 1-like, whose translation MALNDAIMTSVSYLLFTSSIIYAQMVSQDLAEPEIDLKVVGLAMYGIGIAVNFYHHILLSRLRREGDREYKIPRGGLFKVIVCLHYLFEIVEFLGIALVSQTLFAMVFVLGSTLFLIGRSYAIRFSSPC comes from the coding sequence ATGGCTCTAAACGACGCGATTATGACCTCAGTTTCCTACTTACTCTTCACCAGTAGTATTATCTATGCTCAGATGGTTTCACAGGATCTAGCAGAGCCAGAGATTGATCTGAAGGTCGTGGGATTAGCAATGTACGGGATTGGAATCGCTGTTAATTTCTATCACCACATTCTACTGTCGAGATTGAGAAGAGAAGGTGATCGAGAGTACAAAATTCCAAGAGGAGGGTTGTTTAAGGTGATCGTGTGCCTTCACTATCTGTTTGAGATTGTGGAATTTCTCGGAATCGCTTTGGTTTCACAAACATTGTTCGCAATGGTGTTCGTGCTCGGATCGACATTGTTCTTGATTGGAAGAAGCTACGCCATCAGATTTTCCTCACCATGTTAA